The genomic DNA acTACATAAATAAAGAGCATGTTGGGTCATTACTAGGCAATAAGCAGGAAGCAGAGAAGAATGAACATAATACAGAGGCTACCTACCTGAACTCATAGGCGCAGGGGGTTAATGCAGAAGAAGAATGCCTCTTTTTTCCCAAGAAGCAAGCAGAAGTGATTTGTCCCAAACTCCTTTTTCTAATTCATAGCTTTATTTTGTCCTCATTGTCACCCACACGACATGTGCAATCCAATTTTGTCTGAGAAGGTGACTTGTCCCAAActcctccttttcctttttcatctttttctttggctTTGCCTTTCAGCCCTTGccaactttttcttcttcctaccTTTAGCTCATTGATATAGTTGCGCTGGTTCATTAAAAGTCGACAAGGGTAAGTAAGAGCGAGCAAACATGGCGGAGGGCGGCAATTTGAAGTGTATTCCGGTGATCGATATGCAGGAAATGGAAGATATAGAGCAGTATAAGAAACTGAGAGAAGCATCGGAAGAATGGGGTTGTTTCAGGATCGTCAACCACAAGATCCCCGCAAGTCTGATGTCAGAGATGAAGAAAGTGGTGAAAGAACTGCTTGATCTTCCCGTGGAAATCAAAAAGCGCAACACCGATGTGATTGCTGGCAGCGGCTACGTGGCACCGAGCAATTCCAATCCTCTTTACGAGGCCTTGGGGCTCTATGATTTGGGCTCCCCTGCGGCCGTGCGAGCCTTTTGCTCTCAGTTGGATGCCTCTCCTCAACAGaggtttctttaatttcttcccTTCTAATCTACCATCTTCagttttctttctcctttttgacTCCTTTAAGATTCTACTTCCACTGCTCTTATTGCCAGGGAGATAATAGAGGCGTATGCTGAAGCAATACACAAGCTGGGCATTGATTTGGGGCGAAAGTTGGCGAAAAGTATGGGGTTGGCGAGTGACCTGTTCAGGGGATGGGCTTGCCAGTTTAGGATAAACAACTATAACTTCACCCCTGAAACTGTAGGATCCTCTGGCGTACAAATACACACAGATTCAGGATTTCTAACCATACTTCAAGATGATGAAAGGGTTGGCGGGCTTGAATTGATGGACAAGTCTGGTGCATTTGTAGCAGTTCATCCTTGCGCAGGCACCCTCCTTGTCAACCTTGTGGATGTTGCTAAGGTAGGCGGCTGTCTTAGcttccatttaattaatttttatggtAAAATGAATAAATGTCATTAATTATGATGTTGGTATGTTGATGTTCAAGCTAGGCATGGAGCACTGGAAGGTTTTGTAACGTGAAGCATCGAGTGCAGTGCAAGGAAGCAAGCATCCGAGTGTCAATTGCTTCATTTGTGTTAGGACCCAAGGAGGCAGCAGTTGAAGCTCCACCTCAACTCGTCGACTCTCAACACCCGCGTCTCTACGCCCCTTTTACGTATGAAGATTATAGAAAACTCtatatttcctccaaatttaAAGCTGGTGAAGCCCTCCAACATGTGCGCACCCACTACTCCTGATCATCAACTTTACACCCATCActtatgtatatgtgtgtgtattttcAACCCCATTATATCAGCTAGTAATGTTGAACTGATATTCTTCAAAATATAATCCAAAGAATTTTATGATTCTGTTCAGGCTTGGGGGAGAATTTCATCCCCTAaatatcataattaataaacaaagaaagcacCGTGTTTAGAATGATGTGAAGCTAATATGGCAGTAATTCAGGGAATGGCACAGCTCAAGTAACTTTAACAATAcctttttctccaaaaacaaataGTAGGAATGGTGGAATCTGTCCAAAGAAAGTTGCCAACAGTCAAATGTCTTTATCGAAGTCCACCCACCCAATCATCTCAGCGACCCCCAAAAACTGTCCACTTTCATTAACATGAAAGAATGAGAGTTAGAACAGGATAGGTATAACTTTAGCAGAGCACCCTGCCTCGAAGAAAAAAAGTGCTCaaccttttcttcatttttaagataaaGAAACCAATAGTAATAGTTTCCTTAAAAATCCAGATGCCTCCTTCATGAaaaaaactgttattttaaGGAGAGTTGTAGCTATTTTAAGGACATCTTGCCCTGTTAAACTAGTAATCGTCAATCAGCAACAAATTGGGTGGAAAAGATATGCTGTTGCAATGCAGAAGAAATACTGCAGAAAAGGAAAGCTACAATACTGTCACGACAGAAACAGGACCTCCAATCTAAAAGGAAACAGCAAATTCAAATCTTCTTCATACAAGGAAATCACGAGTCATCATGCTCCTTTGTAATTCTTGTAGTTTGATAATTCCATGAATTATGGAATTGTCTTGTGAAACATACATTTTCCATTTATAAGCTGCACATCCTCTTTAGACTGTATATAATGACATGTACAGAACAGTATTATTTACTGAATGAAAAACTCATTTGCTATCTTGATTCCAATACATAAAAACTCATTATTATGTATAAGCtacaataaaaaatgatgaggttatatttacttatcaatCCAAAAACTAAAGGGTACTGGGATTAATATTCAAAGGGAGTATGTGCTTTAGAAAGCTGCATTTCAAACCTTTTCATCATACCTCTTTGAGGAGGTATTAGTTTCACACGCCATAAGAAAATGGAGCACAACAACTTTGGTTTGGATAGAGCTTTGTAACACATGAACTTATTCTGCAATTGAAATTCCCCATCAAGATCTTTACCAAGAACACTCCTATAAAGAAGCATTCCCATAATGTAAGAACTTAGAACAAACTCCACACAATTTCAGCTAGAAGGGTAGCATAAAACCACATCACCCAGTAATTAGTGCAATGTGGGCTCAAAGAGGACTTGCAATACCCAGAAAAGTAGTCCATTTGATAAATTGCAAACCCCAAAGCATCTATGCCAACcctacaagaaaaagagaaaaatgatgaGGTTTAATAGAACCATTGCACATGTCTATCAGCAAGAGCCAAAACCCTGAAACAgtccaataaaaataatttatcaacAATCCTTTAATTTGAACTATATTTTGGATGCCATCCCAAATGCCGTGAATGGGATGAATAAATTAGATGCATTTATGTCATAAATGGGAGGCTTGTAAGAAAAATTTGCCCTTAGTAGTGAAACTCTTTTGTACACCGGCATACTTTTCAGATGATATGCTCAATTTTTCTTGTCCTGAAAGCACACAAAGCCAGAGCAAAAGCAAATCCTTCAATATGGCTAGCAGACCAAGAATTAATTAAGCCATTGCAACTAATTCCTAAAACGACAGCCATCTTCGATCAAATTTGACACGTACCATAACAATTTTGCTCCAAATTCGTTTGATTAATCAAAATGTTGGTGATTAGTCTTCAAACAcaaattaaacaagaaacatTTTGTCCCATAATGGGAATGTGAAACTAACCTAAATAAACAGCATGGTTGATCACCAACTAGGCAACAAGCAGCaaccaaagaagaagaatgaacaTAATACAGAGCCTACCAACCTGAACTCATAGGCGCAGGGGTTtaatgaggaagaagaatgCCTCTTTTGTTGTGGTTACCAATTGGGTTCCAAGTTGTCGCCATCATCTTCATCACGGCGTCTCAGAAAGTTGAACTGAGCCGGCTGAAATATATTTAGGAAAGGACCTATAAAAATAGATTTGTTGATAGATGACCtcaatgaaaatttgaaaatcatgCTCATCTTTTCAGATATATGCACGCATGTTAAACAAACttattcttttctcattctGTTCATTCTGTTTTTCTGTTGTTGGTTAGTTAAGTTAGTTTGTTTAGCTAAGTTCTGATTTCATGTATATAAACTGATTCTCTTCATTGTAACAGTTTAAGATCAAATATTACAGCATACaagtttctgattttctctctattctTTCTTCCCTTCTCCTCATTTGATCTTCATTACTCTGTTTCTCCATTGATGCAACAAAGCTTTGCTTTgcttgacatggtatcagagcccttCACTTTGTGAAGTTTATTCCTATTCCTTCAATGGCACAATCTCTCAATCCTTCAATGGCACAATCTCTCAATCCTTCAATGGCACAATCTCTCAATCCTTCATCTTCCGCTTCTATAAACACTGGTTTCAATAATCAGTTCATCGATCCTTCGAGCCCTCTGTTTCTTAGCAATGGAGAAAATCCAGCACTTAATCTGGTTGGCAGTGCACTTTCAGAGGATAACTACAACACATGGAGTCGATCCATGCTTGTTTCCCTGAGTGCGAAGAAcaagttatgttttgttaatggTTCAATGCCAAAACCAGCTGCTGGTGACAGTCTTCTTCCAGCATGGACCAGATGCAATGACATGGTGGTCTCTTGGATTCTGCATTCGGTTTCGAAGGACATTGCTTCCACCATAATCTACATCAAGTCTGCTCAGGATATGTGGGATGAGCTCAAGGCAAGCTATTCCCAAAGAAATGGTCCTCGGATTTTCCAACTACAGAAGGCCATTGCAGCCATTACTCAAGACAATTCCTCTGTAAGTCATTACTATACTCGGCTTAAAATTCTATGGGAGGAACTTAATAACTATAGACCCATGTCTGCATGCAACTGCTGCAATTGTGGTAGAGTTCAATCAATTCTTGAAATTCATAGTCAAGAAAAAGTCTATCAGTTTTTAATGGGGCTGAATGACTCCTTTGCTGCTGTTAGAGCTCAAATCCTTTTAACTGACCTTTTGCCTTCTTTACATAaagttttttctcttataattcaagaggaaaaacaaa from Corylus avellana chromosome ca6, CavTom2PMs-1.0 includes the following:
- the LOC132185014 gene encoding 2-oxoglutarate-dependent dioxygenase DAO-like, with amino-acid sequence MAEGGNLKCIPVIDMQEMEDIEQYKKLREASEEWGCFRIVNHKIPASLMSEMKKVVKELLDLPVEIKKRNTDVIAGSGYVAPSNSNPLYEALGLYDLGSPAAVRAFCSQLDASPQQREIIEAYAEAIHKLGIDLGRKLAKSMGLASDLFRGWACQFRINNYNFTPETVGSSGVQIHTDSGFLTILQDDERVGGLELMDKSGAFVAVHPCAGTLLVNLVDVAKAWSTGRFCNVKHRVQCKEASIRVSIASFVLGPKEAAVEAPPQLVDSQHPRLYAPFTYEDYRKLYISSKFKAGEALQHVRTHYS